The Chionomys nivalis chromosome 16, mChiNiv1.1, whole genome shotgun sequence genome includes the window ACTTCTtgtttcttgggtggctacatggtgtctctctgactccatcttcttcctctatctctgcttgaatttccccccttgctatattctgcccttccataggccaaagcagattctttattaaccaatggtaataaaacatattcacagcacacagagagtaTTCCCACATCACAGGAGATTAAAGATAATAAAGCAATTATTTGGATCCATAATAAATGGTTTTAAGTTCTCATTTGAATCTTCTGGTTTGTTTATAGCTTAATGTTGccatatggttttgtttttttttttgttttgttttgtttttttttggaaaccagaacatttattttatgacagattGAAATCCTCACGATGAACTGGATGCTGCAACAGCTGCCCTCTTGGGTTTAGGGGTTGTCCCTTCACGGAATCCATGTCTGAATCTTCGGTAGACAATTTTTAGGTGCCTCATCCGCCCAGTCCCGGTAGTGTTTTGTCTCTTAGCCTTGGCACTCCAGTTATGCTTTCTCTTGCGCTTGGCCGGGTAGCCGCATTTGCCACAGGTAGACTTCTGAAGGTGGTAGGCCTTAGAGCCACAGCGGCGGCACAACGTGTGCGTCTTGTTGCGACGCTTTCCGAAGGATGACGTTCCTTTCGTCATCTTGCTTCTGCCGCCGAGGCCAAAGAGACCGGAAGAGCTGccatatgttttaaaattatgattgtaTCATAGTTGCATTTCTATAGTTATGATAAAATTACCTCAACAGAAAGCAACTTGGTGGGAAAAGGAACTTATTCAG containing:
- the LOC130888138 gene encoding 60S ribosomal protein L37-like; translated protein: MTKGTSSFGKRRNKTHTLCRRCGSKAYHLQKSTCGKCGYPAKRKRKHNWSAKAKRQNTTGTGRMRHLKIVYRRFRHGFREGTTPKPKRAAVAASSSS